In a single window of the Candidatus Kaiserbacteria bacterium genome:
- a CDS encoding membrane protein insertase YidC yields MSSIWHTFFFDPVYNSLVFFIDVVRDGDVGLAIICTVILVKLILLPISLKAARTQLAMRELEPKLAKIKEDFKDQREMQATKTMELFREAKVNPFASIFILFLQIPIVIALYLSVSSGGGVKLPDINTVLLYSFIPTPETVNMIFLGFMDITARSLPLALLAGVTQYILTHLTLPPQKPKDPKAEPNFKDDFARSMHIQMKYVMPVIIIIAAYTISAAIALYFTISNIVSIGQEYVVRHKGLKLPHTTK; encoded by the coding sequence ATGAGTTCAATCTGGCATACATTTTTCTTTGACCCTGTCTATAATAGCCTCGTTTTTTTTATTGATGTCGTGCGTGATGGTGATGTGGGGCTTGCGATTATCTGTACGGTGATATTGGTAAAATTGATACTCCTCCCCATTTCACTCAAAGCAGCTCGTACACAACTCGCAATGCGCGAGCTTGAGCCAAAACTCGCTAAAATAAAAGAGGATTTTAAAGACCAGCGTGAGATGCAGGCGACAAAGACTATGGAACTTTTCCGCGAAGCAAAGGTAAATCCATTTGCCAGTATTTTCATTCTCTTCCTTCAGATCCCTATCGTTATTGCCTTATACCTTTCTGTATCTTCTGGAGGTGGTGTTAAGCTTCCTGATATCAATACCGTTCTTCTCTATTCATTTATTCCTACCCCCGAGACAGTGAATATGATTTTCCTTGGGTTTATGGACATTACCGCACGGAGTCTTCCGCTCGCTCTCCTTGCCGGAGTCACGCAATACATTCTTACCCATCTTACCCTTCCTCCACAAAAACCGAAGGACCCCAAAGCAGAGCCAAACTTCAAAGATGATTTCGCACGCAGTATGCACATTCAAATGAAGTACGTCATGCCGGTAATTATCATTATAGCTGCATACACCATTTCCGCAGCGATTGCACTTTACTTCACTATCAGCAATATTGTATCGATTGGGCAGGAATATGTGGTGCGCCACAAGGGATTAAAGCTTCCTCATACAACAAAATAA
- the rnpA gene encoding ribonuclease P protein component: MLPKKERLSRLEFNRFFSVGKRYHSPLFTLVYAPSPALHVSVVVSKKISNHAVVRNKIRRRIYDIVRHYRTETEVRGVFIFLTKKGVENTPYTSLKSEVYARLSTSIQNTSNMSTLL, translated from the coding sequence ATGCTTCCTAAAAAAGAACGATTGAGCAGATTAGAATTCAATCGTTTTTTTTCTGTGGGGAAGCGTTATCACTCCCCCCTCTTTACCTTGGTATATGCTCCTTCCCCGGCACTGCATGTATCAGTAGTGGTATCTAAAAAAATATCCAATCATGCAGTTGTACGCAACAAGATTCGGCGACGAATATATGATATTGTGAGACACTACCGCACTGAGACGGAGGTGCGTGGGGTATTTATTTTTTTGACCAAAAAAGGTGTAGAGAATACACCATATACTTCTCTTAAATCCGAAGTATACGCACGACTGAGTACATCCATACAAAATACTAGTAATATGAGTACACTTCTATGA
- the rpmH gene encoding 50S ribosomal protein L34, which translates to MPKRTYQPKKRKRATTHGFLVRSASASGSAVLAARRRKGRAKLSV; encoded by the coding sequence ATGCCAAAACGAACCTATCAACCAAAAAAGCGAAAACGAGCAACAACCCACGGGTTTCTCGTGCGTTCAGCAAGTGCGTCAGGGAGCGCGGTACTCGCCGCACGACGCCGTAAAGGACGAGCAAAGCTAAGCGTTTAA
- the dnaA gene encoding chromosomal replication initiator protein DnaA has product MSSISNISTNIIHTEQIDIKKLWDDALVSIELSITSANFKTWFRDTQIVSVEDGTVTLGVPSVFVRDWVADKFQTLILKTLRDLTPHARSIEYAVVQRTDRKQESSRKQTVNAALPLEEYYINKSDNLNPKYVFDNFVVGPFNELAHAAARTVVNKPGIAYNPLFIYGKTGHGKTHLIQAVGNQLKRVGKKVFYVTSERFTVDYMNALQNGTANGFKDKYRQYDVLVMDDVQFLMNKEKTQEELFHLFNSMHDNNKQIVFSSDVHPAIMSNMEDRLRSRFAQGMIVDIPEPDFESRGAILRSKAAQNSLTLSDDVVEHLSHTIDGNVREIEGALNTILCQSQLLGRTLNLDEVKVLIKNSTRPRKSLAVSDVVDKVARYFDIDPASIYEKTRRKEVVKPRQLIMYILREDFQVSYPAIGQKLGGRDHTTVIHSCEKIKHEVKESAELEEEISQIRLLLK; this is encoded by the coding sequence ATGAGTTCCATTTCAAACATCTCAACAAATATAATACACACTGAGCAGATAGATATAAAAAAGCTCTGGGATGATGCGCTCGTAAGTATAGAACTCTCCATTACTTCAGCAAATTTTAAAACGTGGTTTCGCGATACACAGATTGTATCGGTAGAGGATGGCACCGTGACACTGGGGGTGCCGAGTGTCTTTGTGCGCGATTGGGTTGCAGACAAATTTCAAACACTTATTTTAAAGACGCTTCGCGACCTTACCCCCCACGCGCGAAGTATCGAATACGCTGTAGTCCAACGCACCGACCGTAAACAAGAGTCGTCGCGTAAACAGACGGTAAACGCTGCCCTTCCACTTGAAGAGTATTACATAAACAAAAGCGACAACCTCAATCCAAAGTATGTTTTTGATAACTTTGTCGTAGGTCCCTTTAATGAACTTGCGCATGCAGCAGCACGTACTGTGGTTAATAAGCCTGGCATCGCATACAATCCACTTTTTATATACGGAAAGACAGGGCATGGAAAGACGCACCTCATACAGGCTGTGGGGAACCAATTAAAACGTGTGGGGAAGAAAGTGTTTTATGTAACCAGTGAGCGTTTTACTGTCGATTATATGAATGCTCTCCAAAATGGTACTGCAAACGGATTTAAGGATAAATACCGCCAATACGATGTGCTTGTGATGGATGATGTACAATTTTTGATGAATAAAGAAAAGACACAGGAGGAACTCTTCCATCTTTTTAACTCTATGCACGACAACAACAAACAAATTGTGTTTTCGAGTGATGTACACCCCGCAATCATGTCGAATATGGAAGATCGTCTCAGGTCGCGTTTTGCACAGGGAATGATTGTTGATATACCTGAACCTGATTTTGAATCTCGTGGTGCTATTTTACGCTCTAAAGCAGCACAAAATAGCCTTACCTTGAGTGATGATGTGGTGGAACACCTCTCACATACTATTGATGGCAATGTGCGTGAAATTGAAGGTGCACTCAATACTATTTTGTGTCAATCACAACTCTTAGGGCGCACGTTAAATCTTGACGAAGTAAAGGTGCTTATTAAAAACAGCACACGTCCGCGCAAATCACTTGCGGTCTCTGATGTAGTGGATAAAGTTGCACGGTATTTTGATATTGACCCCGCAAGTATCTACGAAAAAACACGTCGTAAAGAAGTGGTGAAGCCGCGGCAACTTATTATGTATATCCTAAGGGAGGATTTTCAAGTATCATATCCTGCAATTGGACAAAAACTGGGTGGTAGGGATCACACGACTGTGATTCACTCCTGTGAAAAAATTAAGCATGAGGTGAAGGAAAGTGCTGAACTCGAAGAGGAGATTTCACAAATCCGTCTCCTTTTGAAATAA
- the dnaN gene encoding DNA polymerase III subunit beta → MHITIETKQLKQVLDIVSKVSTKHITLPVLQCVLLNVSGTTLVIKATNLEIGIEGTLTVKVEEEGVIAVPAYILVQTVNLISQPSITLTTEGEVLVVEARDSRTEIKSIPAGDFPSIPHISSNPITIQGHLFALGIKTTAFTASQSSIKPELGSIYIHQKKEHALTFVATDSFRLMEKTIPQKGVVLEEAILIPYKNALELSRVIDDVSGDVQLFVTENQCALTVGNIYITSRLITGTFPDYAQIIPKEYKTTITTLTSDFAQALKKTNIFLNKFMQLTLTISEGTCSLSSQSGEAGATTESIKAHIEGEDLTLNFNQRYIHEVIPHIQSDSILLKCAGVGRPMVIENINDSSLRYLVMPMNK, encoded by the coding sequence ATGCACATCACTATTGAAACAAAACAATTGAAACAAGTACTCGATATTGTTTCTAAAGTGAGTACAAAACACATCACTCTCCCTGTACTACAATGTGTGCTCCTTAATGTGTCAGGAACTACACTTGTTATAAAAGCAACAAACCTTGAGATTGGCATTGAGGGAACGCTTACGGTAAAAGTAGAAGAGGAGGGTGTTATTGCAGTGCCTGCATATATTTTAGTACAGACAGTGAATCTTATTTCACAACCATCTATTACCTTAACTACCGAAGGTGAAGTATTGGTAGTAGAGGCACGAGACTCACGTACAGAAATTAAAAGTATTCCTGCTGGTGATTTCCCAAGTATTCCTCATATCTCAAGTAACCCTATCACTATACAAGGGCATCTTTTTGCGCTCGGAATTAAAACAACTGCATTTACTGCGTCACAATCTTCAATTAAGCCAGAGTTGGGGAGTATCTATATTCATCAAAAAAAAGAGCATGCACTCACGTTTGTAGCGACTGACTCATTTCGTTTAATGGAAAAAACAATTCCACAAAAAGGAGTTGTACTTGAAGAAGCAATTCTTATACCGTATAAAAACGCCCTTGAACTCTCACGAGTAATAGATGATGTATCAGGAGATGTGCAACTCTTTGTTACTGAAAATCAATGCGCTCTCACCGTTGGAAATATTTATATTACCTCACGTTTAATTACGGGTACATTTCCCGATTACGCTCAGATTATTCCAAAAGAATATAAAACAACTATTACTACCCTCACCAGTGATTTTGCACAAGCGCTTAAAAAAACCAATATATTCCTTAATAAATTCATGCAACTTACGCTCACTATCTCTGAGGGTACGTGCAGTCTTTCTTCACAAAGTGGTGAGGCAGGAGCTACTACTGAGTCAATAAAAGCACATATTGAAGGAGAGGATCTTACACTTAATTTTAATCAACGCTACATTCATGAAGTAATTCCCCATATTCAAAGTGATAGTATCCTTTTAAAATGTGCCGGTGTAGGCCGTCCTATGGTGATAGAGAACATTAATGATAGTTCTTTACGCTACCTCGTAATGCCTATGAATAAATGA
- a CDS encoding penicillin-binding protein, translated as MFISAQYSDTIGNMKHVRTWIKRHFKEIIIDGFIGLFVLGLIATGILLVWIATLDIPDLSSFEERKVQQSTKIYDRTGEILLYDLHQDVRRTIVPYEDISRHIKNATVAIEDDTFFEHAGVRPLAILRSMISNVQKGGGPFSGAGGSTITQQVIKNSILQHEKTLTRKVKEAILAFRLEQILTKEEILGHYLNESPYGGTIYGVEEASLSFFGKRASEVTLGEAAYLAALPQLPTYYSPYGNHIDELEIRKNYVLEKMVTLGFISKEEHDAAMNERVEFKPQVATGIRAPHFVFYVRDYLVEKYGEESIAERGLKVITTLDWKLQEQAEEIVKKNALHNAKTFNAENAALVATDPTDGHILVMVGSRDYFDTEIDGNFNIALAERQPGSSFKPFVYAAAFKKGYTPETVVFDLKTQFSTTCTPDNFTSEDGCYSPDNYDHKFRGPVTFKNALAQSLNVPAVKALYLAGIPASIKMARDMGITTLGSGNKYGLTLVLGGGEVKLLEMVGAYGTFANEGIRHELQSIIRVEDADGNILEESEPVAKPVLDPNVARQISDILSDNVARTPLYGANSTLYFGGRDVAAKTGTTNDKRDAWVLGYTPNLVVGAWAGNNDNRSMSEISGLIITPLWREFMDVALPTLEEESFTKPIPTPDTLKPVLRGVWFDAGALVTPPPSDSEGDTGPAPVTVENAVMGAHSILYFLDKDNPRGPQPSYPTDGQFPLWEYPITLWKNSLMGLNEIKEAEETDTSTSDEVEEPEESNNP; from the coding sequence ATGTTTATATCTGCACAATACAGTGATACTATTGGCAATATGAAACATGTGCGCACGTGGATTAAACGGCATTTCAAGGAGATTATTATTGATGGTTTTATTGGTCTTTTTGTGCTGGGACTCATTGCTACCGGTATCCTTCTTGTATGGATTGCCACCCTCGATATTCCCGACCTTTCTTCTTTTGAAGAGCGCAAAGTACAACAATCAACTAAAATCTACGACCGTACTGGGGAAATTCTCCTCTACGACCTCCACCAAGACGTACGCCGCACCATTGTGCCGTATGAGGACATTTCTCGTCACATCAAAAATGCCACCGTTGCTATTGAGGATGATACCTTCTTTGAGCATGCAGGTGTGCGCCCCCTTGCAATTCTACGCTCCATGATAAGCAATGTACAAAAGGGTGGTGGCCCCTTTAGTGGTGCAGGAGGCTCCACTATCACACAGCAAGTAATCAAAAATTCCATTCTCCAACACGAAAAAACACTCACCAGAAAAGTGAAGGAGGCTATTCTTGCATTTCGTCTAGAACAAATACTCACCAAAGAAGAAATCCTTGGTCACTATCTCAATGAATCACCATACGGAGGAACGATATACGGTGTCGAGGAAGCAAGTCTCTCATTCTTTGGAAAACGTGCCTCTGAAGTGACGCTCGGAGAGGCAGCATATCTTGCAGCACTTCCTCAACTTCCTACATATTATTCTCCTTACGGTAATCACATTGATGAACTCGAGATACGTAAAAACTACGTTCTCGAGAAAATGGTCACGCTCGGCTTTATTTCTAAAGAGGAGCACGATGCTGCCATGAATGAGCGAGTAGAGTTTAAACCACAAGTAGCTACTGGTATTCGCGCACCACACTTTGTCTTCTATGTACGAGACTACCTTGTTGAAAAATACGGTGAAGAATCAATTGCTGAGCGTGGACTTAAGGTAATCACTACTCTTGATTGGAAACTACAAGAACAAGCAGAGGAAATTGTAAAAAAGAACGCATTACACAATGCCAAAACCTTTAATGCAGAAAATGCGGCGCTTGTTGCTACAGACCCTACTGATGGCCACATACTCGTTATGGTGGGCTCGCGTGATTACTTCGACACTGAGATCGATGGTAATTTCAATATTGCCCTCGCCGAACGCCAGCCTGGATCTTCCTTTAAACCATTTGTGTACGCAGCCGCATTTAAAAAGGGATACACTCCTGAGACGGTAGTCTTTGATCTTAAAACACAGTTTTCCACCACGTGCACGCCTGACAATTTTACCTCTGAGGATGGTTGTTACTCCCCCGACAACTACGACCATAAATTCCGTGGCCCGGTTACTTTTAAAAATGCGCTTGCTCAATCACTCAACGTCCCCGCAGTAAAAGCGCTGTACCTCGCTGGTATTCCTGCATCGATTAAAATGGCGCGAGATATGGGTATCACCACTCTCGGAAGTGGAAATAAGTATGGACTCACGCTTGTACTTGGGGGTGGTGAGGTAAAACTTCTAGAAATGGTAGGTGCGTATGGTACTTTTGCAAATGAAGGAATTCGCCATGAGCTCCAAAGTATTATTCGTGTTGAAGATGCTGATGGAAATATACTTGAGGAGTCAGAACCTGTAGCAAAACCAGTGCTTGACCCTAATGTTGCACGACAAATATCTGATATCCTTTCCGACAACGTTGCTCGTACACCGCTCTATGGGGCCAACTCTACGCTCTATTTCGGCGGACGCGATGTAGCTGCAAAGACAGGGACAACAAATGACAAACGTGATGCATGGGTACTTGGATACACTCCTAATCTTGTTGTTGGTGCATGGGCAGGAAACAACGACAATCGCTCTATGAGTGAAATATCTGGACTTATTATTACCCCACTTTGGCGAGAATTTATGGATGTTGCACTTCCCACACTAGAAGAAGAATCATTTACAAAGCCCATCCCTACTCCCGATACCCTAAAACCTGTCCTCCGAGGGGTCTGGTTTGACGCAGGAGCACTTGTAACCCCTCCTCCGAGTGATTCTGAGGGAGACACTGGGCCAGCTCCTGTTACGGTAGAAAACGCAGTTATGGGTGCACATTCGATTCTGTACTTCCTTGATAAAGACAATCCACGCGGTCCGCAACCCTCATACCCTACTGACGGTCAATTCCCTCTGTGGGAATACCCCATCACACTCTGGAAAAATTCTCTTATGGGACTTAATGAAATTAAAGAAGCAGAGGAAACTGATACTTCTACTTCAGATGAAGTAGAAGAGCCCGAAGAATCAAATAATCCTTAA
- a CDS encoding tyrosine--tRNA ligase, protein MQIDTNPEKIETLLTRGVEEVIHYDELKSKLLSGKQLRVKLGIDPTSAHVHIGRSVPLLKLRDFQELGHQIILIIGDFTGIIGDTSDKESERPMLTREAVDENKKTYLKQVEKILDINKVEFRYNSEWLEKLTYRELGEHADLFSVADFIARDNIKRRLDTGKRVSLRETLYPLMQGYDSVAIQADVELGGTDQRFNLLAGRTMQPHFGQDAQNILMSPLIHGTDGRKMSSSWGNTINLLTPSNDMFGKVMSMRDEDVVAYFEMCTRLPMHEIQTIEVELAAGANPRDMKLRLAYEITRMYHGDEGAKEGQTYFSETFQQKQVPEDVLEIKKDFVEELIAQAVVSSKAELRRLLEAGGVRNAETGEKITEIPETVSKPTVLKLGKRRFVKLLP, encoded by the coding sequence ATGCAAATAGATACAAATCCAGAAAAAATTGAAACATTACTCACCCGTGGCGTTGAAGAGGTAATTCACTATGATGAACTCAAATCAAAACTTCTTTCAGGCAAACAATTGCGAGTGAAACTCGGCATCGACCCCACAAGTGCTCATGTGCATATTGGTCGATCAGTACCCCTTTTAAAACTCCGTGACTTTCAGGAACTTGGGCACCAAATAATACTCATTATTGGTGACTTCACGGGAATTATTGGTGATACTTCAGATAAGGAGAGTGAACGTCCCATGCTCACACGTGAAGCAGTAGATGAAAATAAAAAAACATATCTAAAGCAAGTGGAAAAAATTCTTGATATTAACAAAGTAGAATTTCGCTACAACTCAGAATGGCTCGAAAAATTAACATATCGCGAACTTGGAGAACATGCAGACCTCTTCTCAGTGGCAGATTTTATTGCACGCGATAACATCAAACGTCGCCTCGATACAGGGAAGCGTGTATCACTTCGTGAGACGCTGTACCCACTTATGCAGGGGTATGACAGCGTAGCGATTCAGGCTGATGTAGAGCTCGGTGGTACTGATCAACGATTTAATCTTCTAGCGGGACGCACCATGCAACCCCACTTTGGACAGGATGCACAAAATATTCTCATGTCTCCTTTGATACATGGTACTGATGGGAGAAAGATGAGCTCGAGCTGGGGAAATACTATCAATCTCCTTACTCCCTCGAATGATATGTTTGGAAAAGTGATGAGTATGCGGGATGAGGATGTTGTGGCTTATTTTGAGATGTGCACACGACTCCCTATGCATGAGATACAGACGATTGAAGTAGAACTTGCCGCAGGGGCAAACCCACGCGATATGAAACTTCGTCTTGCATATGAAATTACCCGCATGTATCACGGCGATGAAGGAGCAAAAGAAGGACAGACATATTTTAGTGAGACCTTTCAGCAAAAGCAGGTCCCCGAGGATGTGCTTGAAATTAAAAAGGATTTCGTGGAGGAACTTATTGCACAAGCAGTGGTATCTTCAAAGGCTGAGTTACGACGTTTGCTTGAAGCGGGTGGTGTACGAAATGCAGAGACGGGCGAGAAAATCACAGAGATCCCTGAAACCGTTTCGAAACCAACAGTGTTGAAACTTGGAAAGAGAAGGTTTGTGAAATTACTTCCATAA
- a CDS encoding crossover junction endodeoxyribonuclease RuvC has protein sequence MRVLALDPGYDRLGVAVIEKENGKEKLLYSACILTSRDETLHTRLFQVGEAVERLILEHTPQAVGIETLFFNKNVKTAIGVAQARGIILFLAQKAGCVVYEFGPQEIKVAVTGYGKSDKKAVIDMVKRLIVNAPMNALDDEYDAIAVGITTLAHHPH, from the coding sequence ATGCGTGTTCTTGCACTTGACCCTGGATACGACAGGCTCGGTGTTGCGGTGATTGAAAAAGAAAATGGAAAAGAGAAACTCCTGTATTCTGCTTGTATCCTGACCTCTCGTGATGAAACACTTCACACGCGCCTTTTTCAAGTTGGAGAAGCAGTTGAAAGACTTATTCTTGAACATACACCACAAGCAGTTGGTATAGAGACACTCTTTTTTAACAAAAATGTAAAAACGGCGATTGGGGTTGCGCAGGCACGAGGGATTATTCTCTTTCTCGCACAGAAAGCTGGGTGTGTGGTGTATGAATTTGGCCCTCAAGAAATAAAAGTAGCGGTAACTGGTTACGGGAAAAGTGACAAAAAAGCCGTCATTGATATGGTGAAACGCCTCATTGTAAATGCCCCAATGAATGCGCTTGATGATGAATATGATGCAATTGCAGTCGGAATTACCACGCTTGCCCACCACCCTCATTAA
- a CDS encoding YebC/PmpR family DNA-binding transcriptional regulator, with the protein MSGHNKWSQIKHQKAKTDGQKSKVFSKHTSLIAMESRKAQGNLSSPGLAAAIERAKKDSMPKENIDRAVAKGSGADGATLSEVLYETYGPGGTAILITAVTDNPNRTTPEMKHLLSKHGYQLGAVGSSAWAFTKTHEGYVPNMPMNLSEEDGEKLATLVELLEANDDVHDVYTTADEPNSKE; encoded by the coding sequence GTGTCAGGACATAATAAATGGTCACAGATTAAACATCAGAAAGCAAAGACTGATGGGCAAAAAAGTAAGGTATTTTCAAAACACACAAGCCTTATTGCAATGGAATCAAGGAAGGCCCAAGGGAACCTCAGTTCCCCTGGGCTTGCAGCGGCTATTGAGCGTGCAAAAAAAGATTCGATGCCAAAAGAAAACATCGACAGGGCGGTCGCGAAAGGAAGTGGTGCTGACGGTGCTACTCTTTCTGAAGTACTTTACGAAACGTATGGCCCCGGAGGTACTGCAATTCTGATAACCGCGGTAACCGACAACCCCAATCGCACTACTCCTGAGATGAAACACCTCCTCTCAAAGCATGGATATCAACTCGGTGCAGTAGGGTCTTCAGCATGGGCATTTACAAAAACACATGAAGGATACGTCCCCAACATGCCCATGAATCTTTCTGAAGAAGATGGTGAGAAGCTCGCCACGCTTGTGGAACTCCTTGAAGCAAATGATGATGTCCACGATGTGTACACCACTGCAGACGAACCTAATTCTAAAGAATAG
- the ruvB gene encoding Holliday junction branch migration DNA helicase RuvB, giving the protein MNTPIDSKPSIERDFTGNLDQTLRPQSWDEYVGQAKIKENLRILLTAARERGHAAEHILLYGPPGLGKTTLAHLISKTLGTNMKTTSGPAIERVGDLAAILTNLTPGDVLFIDEIHRLSKSIEEVLYPAMESGVLDIIIGKGPSARTVQLDLPPFTLVAATTRISLLSAPLRSRFSGGTFRLEFYADSEIAHILGRSAELLSVRVAPSLLEHIAHRCRATPRTANYLLKRCRDLAQLESTDLDEHIIEKTFDLLEIDARGLTGPDRAVLSVVIDKFNGGPVGLNTIAAATGEEMSTIEDVLEPYLIRQGFLERTPRGRVATTSAYEHMRSLENT; this is encoded by the coding sequence ATGAATACACCCATTGATTCAAAGCCTTCTATTGAGCGCGATTTCACGGGCAACCTCGACCAAACCCTTCGACCTCAATCGTGGGATGAGTACGTCGGACAGGCAAAAATCAAGGAAAATCTACGTATTTTGCTTACCGCAGCGCGTGAGCGTGGCCATGCTGCTGAACATATTCTTCTCTATGGACCTCCGGGGCTTGGCAAAACAACCCTTGCCCACCTCATCTCGAAGACCCTTGGCACCAACATGAAAACCACCTCGGGGCCAGCGATTGAGCGTGTGGGTGACTTGGCAGCTATCCTTACCAATCTCACTCCCGGAGACGTACTATTTATCGATGAAATACATCGTCTTTCAAAATCTATTGAAGAAGTCCTGTACCCTGCAATGGAGTCAGGTGTCCTCGATATCATTATTGGTAAAGGCCCTTCAGCAAGAACAGTACAGCTCGACCTTCCTCCATTTACACTCGTTGCTGCTACCACACGTATATCACTTCTCTCTGCTCCCCTTCGTTCTCGCTTCTCAGGGGGAACTTTCCGACTCGAGTTTTATGCTGATAGTGAAATAGCACATATTCTGGGGAGGTCTGCAGAACTTCTGAGTGTGCGCGTCGCTCCTTCACTTCTTGAACACATTGCACATCGTTGTCGTGCCACACCCCGAACTGCAAATTATCTTTTGAAACGTTGTCGCGACCTTGCACAACTCGAAAGCACTGATCTCGATGAACATATTATTGAAAAGACTTTTGATCTTCTCGAAATAGATGCACGTGGTCTCACCGGTCCCGACCGCGCGGTACTCAGTGTGGTTATTGATAAGTTTAACGGCGGTCCTGTAGGGCTCAACACCATCGCCGCAGCCACTGGCGAAGAGATGTCGACAATTGAAGATGTCCTTGAGCCATATCTCATTCGACAAGGATTTCTCGAACGCACTCCTCGTGGTCGCGTAGCAACCACGAGTGCCTACGAACACATGCGTTCACTCGAGAACACATGA